One window from the genome of Glycine soja cultivar W05 chromosome 12, ASM419377v2, whole genome shotgun sequence encodes:
- the LOC114378331 gene encoding homeobox-leucine zipper protein HDG2-like isoform X1, with protein MQAGIMMIPARNMPSMIARNNNVVGFFGSSALFTLAQPNLMDALEMGQNTSESEVPRILEDEFDSATKSGSENHEGASGEDQDPRPNKKKRYHRHTQHQIQEMEAFFKECPHPDDKQRKELSRELGLEPLQVKFWFQNKRTQMKTQHERHENTNLRTENEKLRADNMRYREALSNASCPNCGGPTAIGEMSFDEHHLRLENARLREEIDRISAIAAKYVGKPVVNYSNISPSLPPRPLELGVGGAGFGGQPGIGVDMYGAGDLLRSISGPTEADKPIIIELAVAAMEELIGMAQMGEPLWLTTLDGTSTMLNEDEYIRSFPRGIGPKPSGFKCEASRETAVVIMNHVNLVEILMDVNQWSTVFSGIVSRAMTLEVLSTGVAGNYNGALQVMTAELQLPTPLVPTRESYFVRYCKQHADGTWAVVDVSLDNLRPGPSARCRRRPSGCLIQEMPNGYSKVTWVEHVEVDDRGVHNLYKQLVSSGHAFGAKRWVATLDRQCERLASAMATNIPTVDVGVITNQDGRKSMMKLAERMVISFCAGVSASTAHTWTTLSGTGADDVRVMTRKSVDDPGRPPGIVLSAATSFWLPVPPKRVFDFLRDENSRNEWDILSNGGVVQEMAHIANGRDTGNCVSLLRVNSANSSQSNMLILQESCTNSTGSFVIYAPVDIVAMNVVLNGGDPDYVALLPSGFAILPDGTTSHNGSGGIGETGPSGSLLTVAFQILVDSVPTAKLSLGSVATVNNLIACTVERIKASLSGEPA; from the exons ATGCAAGCCGGTATTATGATGATTCCGGCGAGAAACATGCCTTCGATGATAGCAAGAAACAACAACGTTGTAGGGTTTTTTGGATCATCTGCACTTTTCACTCTTGCCCAG CCGAACCTGATGGACGCGTTGGAGATGGGTCAGAACACTTCCGAGAGTGAGGTTCCTCGAATCCTTGAAGACGAGTTCGACAGTGCCACCAAGTCCGGTAGTGAAAACCATGAAGGTGCCTCTGGTGAAGACCAAGACCCTCGTCCCAACAAAAAGAAGCGTTACCACCGCCACACCCAACACCAGATCCAAGAAATGGAAGC TTTTTTCAAGGAGTGTCCGCACCCAGATGACAAGCAAAGGAAGGAACTGAGCAGGGAGTTAGGGTTAGAGCCATTGCAGGTTAAGTTTTGGTTTCAGAACAAGCGTACTCAGATGAAG ACACAGCACGAGCGGCATGAGAATACAAATCTCAGAACCGAAAACGAGAAGCTTCGAGCAGATAATATGAGGTATAGGGAGGCTCTTAGCAATGCTTCGTGTCCTAATTGTGGTGGACCAACCGCTATAGGAGAAATGTCATTCGATGAACATCACTTGAGGCTTGAAAACGCAAGGCTAAGAGAAGAG atTGATCGCATCTCAGCAATTGCTGCAAAGTATGTAGGGAAGCCAGTGGTGAACTATTCAAATAtttctccttctctccctcctcGTCCGTTAGAACTAGGGGTTGGTGGTGCTGGTTTTGGAGGCCAACCAGGGATTGGTGTGGACATGTATGGAGCTGGGGATCTTCTTAGGTCAATTAGTGGACCCACTGAAGCTGATAAGCCAATAATCATAGAGCTAGCTGTTGCAGCTATGGAGGAGCTCATTGGGATGGCACAAATGGGTGAGCCTCTTTGGTTAACTACCCTTGATGGCACATCCACTATGCTCAATGAGGATGAGTACATTAGGTCTTTTCCTCGAGGGATTGGTCCAAAACCTAGTGGCTTCAAATGTGAAGCTTCAAGAGAAACTGCTGTTGTTATCATGAACCATGTCAACCTCGTTGAGATTCTCATGGATGTG AACCAATGGTCCACAGTGTTCTCTGGTATAGTCTCAAGAGCCATGACTCTGGAAGTTCTATCAACAGGGGTGGCTGGGAACTACAATGGTGCCTTACAAGTG ATGACAGCAGAACTACAACTACCTACACCACTTGTGCCAACTCGcgagagttattttgtgaggtattgtAAGCAACATGCAGATGGGACTTGGGCAGTTGTGGATGTTTCTTTGGATAATTTGCGCCCAGGTCCTTCAGCCAGATGTAGAAGAAGGCCTTCTGGTTGCTTAATTCAAGAAATGCCAAATGGCTATTCAAAG GTCACATGGGTTGAGCATGTAGAAGTGGATGATAGAGGTGTTCACAATCTTTACAAGCAGCTTGTTAGCTCTGGACATGCATTTGGTGCAAAACGTTGGGTTGCAACCTTAGATCGACAATGTGAAAGACTCGCTAGTGCCATGGCAACAAACATTCCCACTGTAGATGTTGGCG TGATAACAAACCAAGACGGGAGAAAGAGCATGATGAAGCTGGCTGAAAGAATGGTGATAAGCTTTTGTGCTGGAGTGAGTGCTTCCACTGCTCACACATGGACAACACTCTCTGGGACCGGTGCTGATGATGTAAGGGTTATGACCAGAAAGAGTGTGGATGACCCTGGAAGACCCCCTGGCATAGTTCTCAGTGCTGCCACTTCTTTTTGGCTTCCTGTTCCACCTAAACGAGTCTTTGACTTCCTCCGTGACGAAAACTCTAGGAATGAG TGGGACATTCTTTCCAATGGAGGAGTTGTCCAAGAAATGGCACACATTGCAAACGGAAGAGACACAGGAAACTGTGTATCTCTACTTCGAGTAAAT AGTGCAAATTCGAGCCAGAGCAACATGTTGATATTACAAGAGAGTTGCACCAATTCAACAGGCTCTTTTGTCATTTATGCTCCGGTGGACATTGTTGCAATGAATGTGGTTCTAAATGGTGGAGACCCAGATTACGTGGCACTTCTTCCTTCAGGGTTTGCTATTCTCCCTGATGGAACCACATCGCATAATGGAAGTGGTGGCATTGGCGAAACTGGCCCTAGTGGTTCTCTCTTAACCGTTGCGTTTCAAATATTGGTGGATTCTGTTCCAACCGCGAAGCTTTCTCTTGGATCTGTGGCCACTGTGAACAATCTCATTGCATGCACTGTTGAGAGAATCAAGGCTTCTTTGTCTGGTGAACCTGCTTGA
- the LOC114380147 gene encoding O-fucosyltransferase 1-like, with protein sequence MRRTGFHRRQSGGGSGFKGMIVKLSVAAVVLLICTLSLFFSSTGTSSNLQSNYRSEIRLEELWSNADSGGWRPSSAPRTHWPPPPNESNGYLRVRCNGGLNQQRSAISNAVLAARIMNATLVLPELDANSFWHDDSGFHGIYDVEHFIKTLRYDVKIVESIPENQKNGKKKKIKPFQLRPPRDAPISWYTTDALKKMKEHGAIYLTPFSHRLAEEIDNPEYQRLRCRINYHALRFKPHIMKLSQSIVEKLRAQGPFMSIHLRFEMDMLSFAGCFDIFTPEEQQILKKYREENFAPKRLVYDERRAIGKCPLTPEEVGLILRALGFDNSTRIYLAAGELFGGDRFMMPFRSLFPRLENHSSVENSEELAENTRGLAGSAVDYMVCLLSDIFMPTYDGPSNFANNLLGHRLYYGFRTTIRPDRKSLAPIFIDRENGRTAGFEEAIRKVMLKTNFGEPHKRVSPESFYTNSWPECFCQTSTQNPADKCPPNDILNIMNDELQKTETDANSTIS encoded by the exons ATGAGGAG AACTGGCTTTCACAGGAGGCAAAGCGGAGGAGGCTCAGGATTCAAAGGAATGATTGTGAAGTTGTCGGTTGCTGCTGTGGTGCTCTTGATCTGCACGCTCTCATTGTTCTTCTCCTCAACAGGAACTTCTTCCAATCTTCAATCCAACTATCGCTCCGAG ATCCGTTTAGAAGAGCTTTGGAGCAACGCAGATTCCGGCGGTTGGCGGCCTTCGTCTGCTCCGAGAACTCATTGGCCCC CTCCTCCGAATGAGAGCAACGGCTATTTGCGTGTTCGATGTAACGGTGGCCTGAATCAGCAGCGTAGTGCG ATTTCTAATGCTGTTCTTGCTGCGCGAATCATGAATGCTACACTTGTGCTACCTGAGTTGGATGCAAACTCTTTTTGGCACGACGACAG CGGTTTCCATGGTATCTATGATGTTGAACATTTCATCAAAACACTGAGGTATGATGTAAAGATTGTTGAAAGCATTCCAGAGAATCAGAAAAAtggcaaaaagaagaaaataaagccATTTCAG CTTCGCCCTCCTAGAGATGCTCCTATAAGTTGGTATACTACTGATGCtctgaagaaaatgaaagaacatGGTGCCATCTATCTTACTCCCTTTTCACATCGCTTAGCTGAAGAAATTGACAATCCTGAGTACCAAAGGTTGAGGTGTAGAATCAACTATCATGCTTTAAGATTCAAGCCACATATCATGAAGCTAAGTCAATCAATAGTTGAAAAGCTACGTGCACAAGGTCCCTTTATGTCCATACATCTTCGGTTTGAGATGGACATGTTGTCATTTGCTGG ATGCTTTGATATATTTACACCTGAGGAGCAAcagattttgaagaagtatCGAGAAGAAAATTTTGCACCTAAAAGACTTGTCTATGATGAAAGAAGGGCTATTGGGAAATGCCCTTTGACTCCTGAGGAG GTTGGTCTTATTTTGCGTGCATTGGGTTTTGACAATTCTACCAGGATATATCTTGCAGCTGGTGAATTGTTTGGTGGGGATCGATTTATGATGCCATTTCGAAGTTTGTTCCCTCGACTTGAAAATCATTCTTCTGTTGAAAACTCTGAAGAGCTTGCCGAAAACACTAGGGGATTGGCAGGTTCTGCTGTGGATTACATGGTCTGTCTTCTTTCTGACATTTTCATGCCAACTTATGATGGCCCAAGCAACTTTGCCAACAATCTCCTTGGACATCGCCTTTATTATGGCTTCCGGACTACTATCAGACCTGATAGAAAATCTCTTGCCCCTATCTTCATCGATAGGGAGAATGGGCGAACGGCTGGTTTTGAGGAAGCTATTAGGAAAGTCATGCTCAAAACAAACTTTGGAGAACCTCATAAGCGCGTTTCTCCAGAGTCTTTCTATACTAATTCTTGGCCTGAGTGCTTCTGCCAAACATCTACACAGAACCCGGCAGACAAATGTCCCCCAAATGACATTTTAAATATCATGAATGACGAATTACAGAAAACAGAGACCGACGCAAATTCTACAATATCTTGA
- the LOC114378331 gene encoding homeobox-leucine zipper protein HDG2-like isoform X2 produces MFQPNLMDALEMGQNTSESEVPRILEDEFDSATKSGSENHEGASGEDQDPRPNKKKRYHRHTQHQIQEMEAFFKECPHPDDKQRKELSRELGLEPLQVKFWFQNKRTQMKTQHERHENTNLRTENEKLRADNMRYREALSNASCPNCGGPTAIGEMSFDEHHLRLENARLREEIDRISAIAAKYVGKPVVNYSNISPSLPPRPLELGVGGAGFGGQPGIGVDMYGAGDLLRSISGPTEADKPIIIELAVAAMEELIGMAQMGEPLWLTTLDGTSTMLNEDEYIRSFPRGIGPKPSGFKCEASRETAVVIMNHVNLVEILMDVNQWSTVFSGIVSRAMTLEVLSTGVAGNYNGALQVMTAELQLPTPLVPTRESYFVRYCKQHADGTWAVVDVSLDNLRPGPSARCRRRPSGCLIQEMPNGYSKVTWVEHVEVDDRGVHNLYKQLVSSGHAFGAKRWVATLDRQCERLASAMATNIPTVDVGVITNQDGRKSMMKLAERMVISFCAGVSASTAHTWTTLSGTGADDVRVMTRKSVDDPGRPPGIVLSAATSFWLPVPPKRVFDFLRDENSRNEWDILSNGGVVQEMAHIANGRDTGNCVSLLRVNSANSSQSNMLILQESCTNSTGSFVIYAPVDIVAMNVVLNGGDPDYVALLPSGFAILPDGTTSHNGSGGIGETGPSGSLLTVAFQILVDSVPTAKLSLGSVATVNNLIACTVERIKASLSGEPA; encoded by the exons ATGTTCCAGCCGAACCTGATGGACGCGTTGGAGATGGGTCAGAACACTTCCGAGAGTGAGGTTCCTCGAATCCTTGAAGACGAGTTCGACAGTGCCACCAAGTCCGGTAGTGAAAACCATGAAGGTGCCTCTGGTGAAGACCAAGACCCTCGTCCCAACAAAAAGAAGCGTTACCACCGCCACACCCAACACCAGATCCAAGAAATGGAAGC TTTTTTCAAGGAGTGTCCGCACCCAGATGACAAGCAAAGGAAGGAACTGAGCAGGGAGTTAGGGTTAGAGCCATTGCAGGTTAAGTTTTGGTTTCAGAACAAGCGTACTCAGATGAAG ACACAGCACGAGCGGCATGAGAATACAAATCTCAGAACCGAAAACGAGAAGCTTCGAGCAGATAATATGAGGTATAGGGAGGCTCTTAGCAATGCTTCGTGTCCTAATTGTGGTGGACCAACCGCTATAGGAGAAATGTCATTCGATGAACATCACTTGAGGCTTGAAAACGCAAGGCTAAGAGAAGAG atTGATCGCATCTCAGCAATTGCTGCAAAGTATGTAGGGAAGCCAGTGGTGAACTATTCAAATAtttctccttctctccctcctcGTCCGTTAGAACTAGGGGTTGGTGGTGCTGGTTTTGGAGGCCAACCAGGGATTGGTGTGGACATGTATGGAGCTGGGGATCTTCTTAGGTCAATTAGTGGACCCACTGAAGCTGATAAGCCAATAATCATAGAGCTAGCTGTTGCAGCTATGGAGGAGCTCATTGGGATGGCACAAATGGGTGAGCCTCTTTGGTTAACTACCCTTGATGGCACATCCACTATGCTCAATGAGGATGAGTACATTAGGTCTTTTCCTCGAGGGATTGGTCCAAAACCTAGTGGCTTCAAATGTGAAGCTTCAAGAGAAACTGCTGTTGTTATCATGAACCATGTCAACCTCGTTGAGATTCTCATGGATGTG AACCAATGGTCCACAGTGTTCTCTGGTATAGTCTCAAGAGCCATGACTCTGGAAGTTCTATCAACAGGGGTGGCTGGGAACTACAATGGTGCCTTACAAGTG ATGACAGCAGAACTACAACTACCTACACCACTTGTGCCAACTCGcgagagttattttgtgaggtattgtAAGCAACATGCAGATGGGACTTGGGCAGTTGTGGATGTTTCTTTGGATAATTTGCGCCCAGGTCCTTCAGCCAGATGTAGAAGAAGGCCTTCTGGTTGCTTAATTCAAGAAATGCCAAATGGCTATTCAAAG GTCACATGGGTTGAGCATGTAGAAGTGGATGATAGAGGTGTTCACAATCTTTACAAGCAGCTTGTTAGCTCTGGACATGCATTTGGTGCAAAACGTTGGGTTGCAACCTTAGATCGACAATGTGAAAGACTCGCTAGTGCCATGGCAACAAACATTCCCACTGTAGATGTTGGCG TGATAACAAACCAAGACGGGAGAAAGAGCATGATGAAGCTGGCTGAAAGAATGGTGATAAGCTTTTGTGCTGGAGTGAGTGCTTCCACTGCTCACACATGGACAACACTCTCTGGGACCGGTGCTGATGATGTAAGGGTTATGACCAGAAAGAGTGTGGATGACCCTGGAAGACCCCCTGGCATAGTTCTCAGTGCTGCCACTTCTTTTTGGCTTCCTGTTCCACCTAAACGAGTCTTTGACTTCCTCCGTGACGAAAACTCTAGGAATGAG TGGGACATTCTTTCCAATGGAGGAGTTGTCCAAGAAATGGCACACATTGCAAACGGAAGAGACACAGGAAACTGTGTATCTCTACTTCGAGTAAAT AGTGCAAATTCGAGCCAGAGCAACATGTTGATATTACAAGAGAGTTGCACCAATTCAACAGGCTCTTTTGTCATTTATGCTCCGGTGGACATTGTTGCAATGAATGTGGTTCTAAATGGTGGAGACCCAGATTACGTGGCACTTCTTCCTTCAGGGTTTGCTATTCTCCCTGATGGAACCACATCGCATAATGGAAGTGGTGGCATTGGCGAAACTGGCCCTAGTGGTTCTCTCTTAACCGTTGCGTTTCAAATATTGGTGGATTCTGTTCCAACCGCGAAGCTTTCTCTTGGATCTGTGGCCACTGTGAACAATCTCATTGCATGCACTGTTGAGAGAATCAAGGCTTCTTTGTCTGGTGAACCTGCTTGA
- the LOC114378303 gene encoding uncharacterized protein LOC114378303, producing the protein MGGCVLKLVDSVLFLFFLLIAVVAPLIDAQTCLPLSYFPDILVQLKEQYTNDYGDYLVAEKPHFFVGLVWLELLFQWPLALLSLYAMLTSKPWFNTTCLIYGVSVTTSMVAILSEMMNSKRASEKLLTIYAPFLGLGVLALLRGLLTCSSKSSSALGKRSALARKKRA; encoded by the exons ATGGGTGGTTGCGTGTTGAAGCTAGTAGATTCCGTTCTGTTCCTGTTCTTCCTCCTAATAGCGGTGGTGGCTCCTCTGATCGACGCTCAAACCTGTCTTCCTCTCTCTTACTTCCCCGACATCCTCGTCCAACTCAAGGAACAGTACACCAATGACTACGGCGATTACCTTGTCGCAGAAAAGCCGCACTTTTTTGTAGGCCTTGTTTGGCTTGAGCTTCTCTTCCAATGGCCCCTTGCACTCCTCAGCCTCTACGCCATGCTCACTTCCAAGCCTTGGTTCAACACCACTTGCTTGATCTATGGTGTTTCTGTCACTACCTCCATG GTTGCTATATTATCAGAAATGATGAATTCCAAGAGGGCATCTGAGAAGCTATTGACAATTTATGCCCCTTTCCTGGGTTTGGGTGTTCTGGCTTTGCTGCGAGGGTTGCTGACGTGTTCATCCAAATCATCTTCAGCTCTAGGCAAAAGATCTGCATTGGCAAGGAAAAAGCGAGCTTGA